The following coding sequences lie in one Brienomyrus brachyistius isolate T26 unplaced genomic scaffold, BBRACH_0.4 scaffold27, whole genome shotgun sequence genomic window:
- the LOC125720949 gene encoding NACHT, LRR and PYD domains-containing protein 12-like isoform X1 → MKSFNSTELCSYKVLFVFDGLDECRLPLDFHNNESWCDVTKKTSLDVLLTNLIKGNLLPSALLWITSRPVAANQIPPECVHQVTEIRGFVDAQKEEYFRKRFNDQSLASRIIAHVKSSRSLFIMCHIPVFCWISASVLERLFSETDSGEIPSTLTEMYTHFLIFQTSLKDKYEKTQEIGHNVCLKHNEKFLLKLGKLAFQNLEKGNLIFYEGDFEKCGIDVNEASVYSGVCTEVFSEDSGLYHEKMYSFVHLSIQEYLAALYMFLSNSSASLLKTAVDQALKSKNGHLDLYLCFLLGLSIDSNKSLLKRLLPQKRTRSHNIKETAHYIKEKIQQNLSPERTINLFHCLNELNDKSLVDEVLSYLNSGSLTAEDLSPAQWSALAFVLLMSDEELDVFDLKKYIRSDEGLQRLLPVVKKSRTVLLSSCYLTNKGCEVLASALRSDSSHLRELDLSDNDLQDSGVDLLSAGLGDLHCKLEVLRLLDCGVTERGCSFLDSALRSNPSHLRELDLSYNHPGDSGVKLLSALLQDPNCKLEKLKVNQCELSKTCCEALASALRSKSSHLRELGLSGNDLQDSGVDLLCGGLRDLQCKLEILRLSSCRVTEEGCSSLASALRLNPSHLRELDLSYNYPGKLGVKLLSAVLVDPRCKLEKLKLNWCQLKKTCCEVLASSLRSKLSHLRELDLSDNDLQDSGIDLLCGGLGDLQCKLEILRLSGCRVTDRGCSSLILALRSNPLHLRELDLSYNHPGVSGIKRLSAVQDDPSCKLEKLNVEHDWHCRIRPWLLKYSCQLTLDPNTASGSMSLSEGNKKVTCVSVEQLYPDHPKKSNYWNQVLSRESLIGRCYWEVEWNGNGADIGVTYKGIRMKGSDKCKIGFKDKSWSLFCSTDSFSVCHNNKQTLIPIHPSGSHRVGIYLDWEAGTLSFYSVSSDRLTFLYRFTTSFTEPLYPAFWVVSGSSVSLAC, encoded by the exons ATGAAATCATTCAATTCGACTGAGTTGTGTAGCTACAAAGTCTTGTTtgtctttgatggtctggatgagtgccgccttcctctagattttcataacaatgagagctggtgtgatgtaacaaagaaaacatcactggatgtgctgttgactaatctcattaaggggaatctccTTCCATCTGCTCTCCTTTGGATAACTTCCCGGCCagtagcagccaatcagatacctcctgagtgtgttcaccaggtgacagagatacgaggattCGTTGATGCCcaaaaggaggagtatttcaggaagagatttaatgatcagagcctggctaGCAGGATTAtcgcacatgtgaaatcatcaaggagcctcttcatcatgtgccacataccggtgttctgctggatttcagcctctGTTCTTGAGAGACTTTTTAGTGAAACTGATAGTGGAGAAATTCCAAgtactctgactgaaatgtacacacacttcctgatatttcagacaagtttaaaagaTAAATATGAGAAAACTCAAGAAATAGGACATAATGTATGCTTAAAACACAATGAAAAGTTCCTCCTTAAACTTGGTAAGCTAGCTTTTCAGAATCTTGaaaaaggcaatctcatattttatgagggGGATTTTGAAAAGTGCGGCATTGATGTCAatgaagcttcagtttactctggagtgtgcacagaagtcttttcAGAGGACTCTGGGTTGTATCATGAGAAGATGTACAGCTTTGTACATCTGAGTATTCAGGAGTATCTTGCTGCTTTATACATGTTTctatcaaactcatcagctagtttgttgaagactgcagtggatcaagcattaaagagcaagaatggacacttggacctctacctctgTTTCCTCCTCGGCCTGTCAATAGATTCCAATAAGAGTTTGTTAAAAAGGCTACTGCCACAGAAAAGAACCAGATCACATAACATTAAGGAAACGGCCCActacatcaaggagaaaatacagcagaatttatctccagaaagaaccatcaacctgttccactgtctgaatgaactaaatgacaAATCACTGGTAGATGAGGTACTAAgttacctgaattcaggaagtcTTACAGCTGAAGACCTCTCACCTGCCCAgtggtcagctctggcctttgtgttgctgatgtcagatgaggagctggatgtgtttgatctgaagaaatacatcagatcagacgAAGGACTTCAGAGGCTGCTACCTGTGGTCAAGAAATCTAGGACAGTTCT GCTGAGCAGCTGCTATCTCACAAATAAAGGCTGTGAAgtgttggcttcagctctcaggtcagactcctcacacctgagagagctggacctgagtgacaatgacctgcaggattcaggggtggatctgctctctgctggactgggggatttgcactgtaaactggaggtactgag ACTATTAGACTGTGGAGTCACCGAGAGAGGCTGTTCTTTCCTggattcagctctgaggtcaaacccatcacacctgagagagctggatctgagctacaatcacccaggagattcaggtgtgaagctgctctctgctctactgCAGGATcccaactgtaaactggagaagctgaa GGTGAACCAGTGTGAACTCTCGAAGACATGCTGTGAAGcattggcttcagctctcagatcaaaatcttcacacctgagagagctgggtcTGAGTggtaatgacctgcaggattcaggagtagATCTGCTGTGTGGTGGACTGAGGGATTTACAATGCAAACTAGAGattctgag ATTGTCAAGCTGCAGAGTCACAgaggaaggctgttcttccctggcttcagctttgaggttaaacccctcacacctaagGGAGCTGGATCTGAGTTACAATTACCCAGGAAAACTGGGAGTGAAGcttctctctgctgtactggtggATCCAAGatgtaaactggagaaactgaa GTTGAACTGGTGTCAGCTCAAAAAGACATGCTGTGAAGTGTTGGCCTCAAGTCTCAGATCAAAATtatcacacctgagagagctggacctaaGTGACAATgatctgcaggattcaggaataGATCTGCTATGTGGTGGATTGGGGGATTTACAATGCAAACTAGAAATATTGAG actgtcaggctgtagagtcacagatagaggctgttcttccctgattTTAGCTCTGAGATCAAACCCCTTacatctgagagagctggatctaagctacaatcacccaggagtcTCGGGAATAAAGCGGCTCTCTGCTGTACAGGATGATCCTAGCTGcaaactggagaaactgaa TGTGGAGCATGATTGGCATTGCAGGATCAGACCATGGCTCCTGAAAT ACTCCTGTCAGCTGacactggaccccaacacagcaagcgGATCgatgtctctgtcagaggggaacaagAAGGTGACATGTGTGAGCGTGGAGCAGctatatcctgatcatccaaaGAAATCTAATTACTGGAACCAAGTTCTCAGTAGAGAGAGCTTGattggtcgctgttactgggaggttgAGTGGAATGGCAATGGAGCCGATAttggagtgacttataaaggaatcagaatgAAAGGGAGTGATAAATGCAAGATTGGTTTCAaagacaagtcatggagtctgttcTGCTCTACTGACAGTTTCTCAGTCTGTcataataataaacagactctcatacccatacatCCCTCAGGTTCCCACAGAGTAGGAATATATCTAGACTGGGaggctggtactctgtccttctacagtgTCTCCTCTGATAGACTGACCTTCCTATACAGGTTCACCACCTctttcactgaacccctctatccagCATTTTGGGTTGTCTCAGGGTCCTCGGTGTCTCTTGCATGCTAG
- the LOC125720949 gene encoding NACHT, LRR and PYD domains-containing protein 12-like isoform X2, producing the protein MKSFNSTELCSYKVLFVFDGLDECRLPLDFHNNESWCDVTKKTSLDVLLTNLIKGNLLPSALLWITSRPVAANQIPPECVHQVTEIRGFVDAQKEEYFRKRFNDQSLASRIIAHVKSSRSLFIMCHIPVFCWISASVLERLFSETDSGEIPSTLTEMYTHFLIFQTSLKDKYEKTQEIGHNVCLKHNEKFLLKLGKLAFQNLEKGNLIFYEGDFEKCGIDVNEASVYSGVCTEVFSEDSGLYHEKMYSFVHLSIQEYLAALYMFLSNSSASLLKTAVDQALKSKNGHLDLYLCFLLGLSIDSNKSLLKRLLPQKRTRSHNIKETAHYIKEKIQQNLSPERTINLFHCLNELNDKSLVDEVLSYLNSGSLTAEDLSPAQWSALAFVLLMSDEELDVFDLKKYIRSDEGLQRLLPVVKKSRTVLLSSCYLTNKGCEVLASALRSDSSHLRELDLSDNDLQDSGVDLLSAGLGDLHCKLEVLRLLDCGVTERGCSFLDSALRSNPSHLRELDLSYNHPGDSGVKLLSALLQDPNCKLEKLKVNQCELSKTCCEALASALRSKSSHLRELGLSGNDLQDSGVDLLCGGLRDLQCKLEILRLSSCRVTEEGCSSLASALRLNPSHLRELDLSYNYPGKLGVKLLSAVLVDPRCKLEKLKLAGLSLRDRVRSLVIREGLRVEPLLLRIERSQMRWLGHLIRMPPGCLLGEVFQACATGRRPRGRPRTCWRDYVSWLAWERLGIPPEELDEVAGEREVWVSLLRLLPPRPNLG; encoded by the exons ATGAAATCATTCAATTCGACTGAGTTGTGTAGCTACAAAGTCTTGTTtgtctttgatggtctggatgagtgccgccttcctctagattttcataacaatgagagctggtgtgatgtaacaaagaaaacatcactggatgtgctgttgactaatctcattaaggggaatctccTTCCATCTGCTCTCCTTTGGATAACTTCCCGGCCagtagcagccaatcagatacctcctgagtgtgttcaccaggtgacagagatacgaggattCGTTGATGCCcaaaaggaggagtatttcaggaagagatttaatgatcagagcctggctaGCAGGATTAtcgcacatgtgaaatcatcaaggagcctcttcatcatgtgccacataccggtgttctgctggatttcagcctctGTTCTTGAGAGACTTTTTAGTGAAACTGATAGTGGAGAAATTCCAAgtactctgactgaaatgtacacacacttcctgatatttcagacaagtttaaaagaTAAATATGAGAAAACTCAAGAAATAGGACATAATGTATGCTTAAAACACAATGAAAAGTTCCTCCTTAAACTTGGTAAGCTAGCTTTTCAGAATCTTGaaaaaggcaatctcatattttatgagggGGATTTTGAAAAGTGCGGCATTGATGTCAatgaagcttcagtttactctggagtgtgcacagaagtcttttcAGAGGACTCTGGGTTGTATCATGAGAAGATGTACAGCTTTGTACATCTGAGTATTCAGGAGTATCTTGCTGCTTTATACATGTTTctatcaaactcatcagctagtttgttgaagactgcagtggatcaagcattaaagagcaagaatggacacttggacctctacctctgTTTCCTCCTCGGCCTGTCAATAGATTCCAATAAGAGTTTGTTAAAAAGGCTACTGCCACAGAAAAGAACCAGATCACATAACATTAAGGAAACGGCCCActacatcaaggagaaaatacagcagaatttatctccagaaagaaccatcaacctgttccactgtctgaatgaactaaatgacaAATCACTGGTAGATGAGGTACTAAgttacctgaattcaggaagtcTTACAGCTGAAGACCTCTCACCTGCCCAgtggtcagctctggcctttgtgttgctgatgtcagatgaggagctggatgtgtttgatctgaagaaatacatcagatcagacgAAGGACTTCAGAGGCTGCTACCTGTGGTCAAGAAATCTAGGACAGTTCT GCTGAGCAGCTGCTATCTCACAAATAAAGGCTGTGAAgtgttggcttcagctctcaggtcagactcctcacacctgagagagctggacctgagtgacaatgacctgcaggattcaggggtggatctgctctctgctggactgggggatttgcactgtaaactggaggtactgag ACTATTAGACTGTGGAGTCACCGAGAGAGGCTGTTCTTTCCTggattcagctctgaggtcaaacccatcacacctgagagagctggatctgagctacaatcacccaggagattcaggtgtgaagctgctctctgctctactgCAGGATcccaactgtaaactggagaagctgaa GGTGAACCAGTGTGAACTCTCGAAGACATGCTGTGAAGcattggcttcagctctcagatcaaaatcttcacacctgagagagctgggtcTGAGTggtaatgacctgcaggattcaggagtagATCTGCTGTGTGGTGGACTGAGGGATTTACAATGCAAACTAGAGattctgag ATTGTCAAGCTGCAGAGTCACAgaggaaggctgttcttccctggcttcagctttgaggttaaacccctcacacctaagGGAGCTGGATCTGAGTTACAATTACCCAGGAAAACTGGGAGTGAAGcttctctctgctgtactggtggATCCAAGatgtaaactggagaaactgaa gttggctgggctctcccttagagatagggtgaggagcttggtcattcgggagggactcagagtagagccgctgctcctccgcattgagaggagccagatgaggtggctcgggcatctgattaggatgcctcctggatgcctccttggtgaggtgttccaggcatgtgccactgggaggaggccccggggaagacccaggacatgctggagggactatgtctcttggctggcctgggaacgtctcgggattcccccggaggagctggatgaagtggctggggagagggaagtctgggtttctctgctgagactgctgcccccgcgacccaatctCGGATAa